The Lolium rigidum isolate FL_2022 chromosome 1, APGP_CSIRO_Lrig_0.1, whole genome shotgun sequence region tcacaccttcctcttggggttcccaacggacgtgtgtcttacacgccatcaggcgccagaaaatagtcttgataacccacaagtataggggatcgcaacagtcttcgagggaagtaaaacccaaatttattgattcgacacatggggaggtaaagaatacttataagccttaacaactgagttgtcaattcagtcgcactggaaaagcactagtaacaagggtgatgtgaaagcagcagtaatatgagagcaatagtaacagtaacacagcagcagtaacagtaacacagaggcaatggcaccagaaaatagttgatactacttccaatgccatataggaacgagtatatgatgatgagagataaaccggggttcccagctatctacactagtggtaactctccaataacaagtgttgggtgaacaaattacagttgagcaattgataggattgaaatagcattaagacagaacatcaagattattaatcatgtaggcatgttttccatatatagtcatacgtgctcgcaatgagaaacttgcataacatcttttgtcctaccagccggtggcagccaggcctctagggaatctactggaaattacggtactccttttaatagagcaccggagcaaagcattaacactccgtgaacacatgtgatcctcatatcaccgccttcccctccggttgtccaaattcttgtcactttggggcctcgggttccggacagcaatatgtgtatacaacttgcaggtaagatcataaaacaatgaatatcatcatgaaacaataacatgttcagatctgagatcatgtcactcgggccctagtgacaagcattaagcataacaagttgcaacaacaatgacttcacaaactttatagatagactaatcataatgtaacaatccatcggatcccaacaaacacaacaccgattacatcagatgaatctcaatcatgtaaggcagctcatgagatcattgtattgaagtacatgagggagagagtaccaactagctacagctagaacccgtagtccatgggggaactactcacggagcatgatggaggcggtggcgtcgacggagatggcttccgggggcacttccccgtcccggcggcgtgccgaaagagagattctgtcccccgaattggagtttcgcgatggcggcggcacccatggagtctttctggagtttcgtcaattggtatcgcgtttttaggtcgcaagggactttataggcgaagaggcggagtcggaggggccacggggccccctccccataggctggtgcggccagggggccacccgcgccgccttatggtgtgggtcccctgctgcccgcctccgactctccttcggtgttcttgaacctcccggggaaaataagatatttggtctttgtttcgtcgaattccgagaatattgcccgaacagcctttctggaaccaaaaacaacagaaaacaggaaccgcacttcggcatcttgttaataggttagttccggaaaatgcatgaaatcattataaagtgcgagcaaaacatgtaggtattgtcataaaactagcatggaacatcagaaattatagatacgttggagacgtatcaccggttgCCGATGAAGCCACCGGTTCTCCACGCGCAGATGCTGCCGTAAATGCGACGCCTCAGATGCTCTATGGCGAGTTGGCACTGCCTATCTAGTACGCCCTCCGCCGGACTAGCCTCTCCATGACTGTCATCCTCTCGACCACCGCCGATCTCCTCTCCAGAACAATGCCGCGGCGGCTGGCGACCACGTACTCGATATTATGCTGGAACAGCCGCACACCGCCATAGGCGCAACAACCACCACTGCAACCATAGCCGCCGTAGCCTTAGCCCGTCGCCCCGCCGCAACCCTATGAGCCCAACGTTGGAGACTGCTTGAGTTCAACGTTCAGCGCCGAGCCGAGCGATAGAGACGGCTTGAGCTCAACGCTCGGTGTTGGGCCGAGGCGATCGCCCGCGAGCAAGCGATGCTCACCAAGAAGGATGAGTCTCGCCAGTTGCAGGCGGCGCTGAGGGGGCAGCGCTGCCGgcctccaccgccagatgcgcgaagcaatgGCGCAGAGGCGGGCAAAGTGCATGCGGCAACAAAGGGGAAAAACGACGACGAGATAGACCCGTCGCGTGCCCCAACCGACCGCAAGTAGATTAGAGTTTAATTTAGTCTAGTTTAAAGTTCAAGTTTCACTTAATTTTATGTAGATAATCGTAATTTTAAATGAAATTACGCAATTTAATTATATTTGTTTGTTCAAAGTTATTTTGGGGAATTTAATTCCACTGAAAATACCTTATATTTAGAGCTGCGCAAAAATGACAAATCATGATATCAATATTAATGAATAGTGTCAGATATCAAAATCTCAAAATGTGTCAGATTTCGTCATTTTTCTGCAGCCCAGAATATGAGGTATCTCAGTTTAAATTACAAATTGGTAGATCCcatcattgtctacatctagATTTTTTGTCGGATTTTTTGAAACCTTAAAATCtcattttcaaattttgcaaaaaaaaaaaggagctacatgtagctcgggctaAAAAATCCACTCTGCACTCCACTCCTCTGGTATGCAAATTCCTGTTCTCCACTAGTATGGAAAACACTATGCCAAACCTGTTCTCGTGCATGAACACACTGACGTAGGATGTGGTTAACGGTgatacgaaacttcagcggctctCGCTCACGCGATACAATTGCCGAAAAAACAGTCGTGCTTCTGATGCAGTTTCTTGATCAGGTTCCACGATTCCATGAATGATCTCGTATCGCATTCACAAAAAAATCAACAAAAGCGGCTCCAAGTTTCAAGCTAATCAGCGAGCTAGCTTCTCGAGCCGACGGGCGAGCCAGGCAGTGCGACGAGCTAATCCAGCGGCAGGACCAGCTTGGCGGCGTCGAGGCGTGGGTTCAGCCGGAGCGCGACGCGCTTCATGTCCTCCGCGCCGCGCTCGTAAGCCGGCAGCGCTTGCTCAGCCACCCGCCGGGTGTACTCCTTGGACCCGAGGAACTGCTGCACCGCCGCCGTCTTGGCGCTTTCCACCTCTGCCGCCGTCGCCTGCCTCGCCGCGGCGAGCTCGGCCTTGGCGTTCTTCCTTTCTGCCTCCATGACCCGCTTCGCCGAGGCCAGCTCGGCCTTCGCATTCTCCAGCTGCTCCCGCAGAACGGCGATGTCGCGTTCATGCGCTCTCTGCTTCTGATCCAGCTCCAGCGCGTAGTTCAGGGAGTATGACACGTAGTTCGCGGCCTGCAGTCGCCGGCGTTGCCGCCGCCACACGCACAAACGCTATGACCAACCGGTGGGCGATTTGCGCCAAGAGTGTATCTAGTTACTGTACGTATTAGCATACCTGGCGAAATGCTACGAAGCTCGACTTGACGACGTTGGATGGTTTCGCCGCCGCGAACTCGTGCTGCCGCCCCGGCGGGACGATGCTATCCAGTACCTTCCACGCTTCCTCCCAgtcggcgccgtcgccgccgtgtgCGTCGGGCACGGGCAAGTGCCGTGGGTTCTGGTCGGAAACCGGCGGGGCACGCAGGCCGGGCGCCAAGCAACCGGACAACGACGGGGCATGCAAGCCCGGTGGGGCAGCAGGCGGCGTGTTCGGCTCAGAACGGCTAAGTCCGTCTTTTGCACTGGCAACCTCCTCCAGTTTCCTCTTCTTGCGGGACAACTGCGGCGTGTCGCCAACCGGCTCGgcttccaccttctccggcgaagCCACAGCCTCGTCcgctgctagatccattcctagcaTACATCACGGTAGTAAATTTTCTGTAAATTGGACTAAGGGGAATAGATCAGGAGTGCTGGACGCGAGCGCGATTTATTACCTTCGGAACCAGTAGATCGAGGAGAAAGCTGGAGTGACAGTGGTGGTGATGCCTCGGTGGGGTTAGTGGAGAAGGCTGCGGCAAGATCGGCCACCGAGAGGTAAGTCCGGAGATCAACTGCCGGGCCGTGGCTGTATACTATCTTCGCCACCGATTTATTATCCTGGCTCGATAGCACCGGACTTGCGGTGAAGATCTTGGACGTCTGCTCGCCCCAGTGCACGGGGCACGGCCATGGCTGCGAGGACGTCAGGAAGAAGAAGCCCCTTTTCCACTCTCTATCGGATTTGGAATGGGTCAGGCCAGTGAAGAGCGCCCCGGCGCCGTTCTTGGACACGAAGTAGGACCAGAACCTCGTCCTGACAGAGAAAAAATGCCGAAAGACGGCGAGCGACGGCGGCACACCGGCGGAGCGGCAGATCACGACGAAGCCCACCAAGACACGCCAACCGTTGGGCGTGAGCTGGCCCGGCGCGAGGCCGAAGTGCGAGAGCGCCTCGGAGAAGAAGGGGTGAAGCGGGAAGCGCAGGCCGGACTCCAGCGCGTGCGCGTACACACAGACGGcccccggtggcggcggcgtgcacGCGTGCAGTTCACCGGCCGGTCGCGCCACGAACTCCTTCGGGACGCCGTGCTTCTCGCAGAGGGCGTCGACCTCGGCTTGGGTGCACAGGGACGAGGTGAAGTACTCGGCCGCCGGCCTCGAGAAGGCGGCCTCGTCGTCTCCGCTCTCGGTGTCGCTGAGGACGACGATAGGGGACGAGGAGGAAGGCATGCCGTTTAGGGTGGTGCTCTGCTCTCCGTGCGGCGCGGCGTGCTAACTTATGTCTCCACCGCTCCAAGGTACTATGGTGCACAAGAACTCAAGAAGTCGTAGTGGAGTGTTTGAAAAGTCGATTCCACGCCATTGTTTTGGGATGAGCGCACAGTCGCACACTCGTTTCGTTTCCTCTCCTTTTGCATTCATGGCAATTACGGATATTCAACAACTTCAGTATTATTTCGTAGTGAAATTTATTTCGTCAGCCTGTAATTTTGCTGTCAGTGCATAACATTCCAGAAGAAAAATATATTAGAAGGTAACCTCTTTAATTATTTGCAAAAATAAGATTTGTTTAGGACCTCCTTAAGAATTATTAACTTATAAGAGAAACCAGAATATGAATTTTGGATGGAGCTTTAAGATCCTACAACGAGAACATGTGGAAAACATTATAATAGGTGTTATCTAATTAGATTTTGCTACAAAATCAGACGCCCTGGTTTTTATTAAATCTAAGTTGATTTCTTAACCATTTGAGTGGATTGCAATAGGTATTTCTTAGTTGTGTACGAGTTGCAACTCATATTTTGTCAGTTACGCACGGGTTGCAACTAATATTTTTTCAGTTACATGACGCCGATACTACGCCGCCCAATGCCGCGCCAGACGCTGATGGGTCGCCGCCCGATGTCGCGCTAGACGCTGATGCTCAGGACGGGACAGCCGATGAGCATGTAATCGTCTAGTTTCGATCACCGAaatgtggctgatccgatcgccgGACTTTGACGATtcttttgtgtagcgggaagacAATATTTTAAATCTATCGCTGCTGATGGACGAATGCCGGGGGTGCGACTGTAAAAATGTTGCCCCCATGCCCTTTTTACATCCAATCTGGCATTTCTTATATTCGTATTTTCGTCCGGAACtcgaacggctggagatgctcttattgtaTCTGCCATTTCCGAAACTAGACAGAGTTGCCCGAGTCGAAAAAAAAGTAGTGTTGGGTTTGGGCAACCTTCACGCATATATACAGTGACACATGCATGAGTAGTTGCCTTTATTTGT contains the following coding sequences:
- the LOC124659478 gene encoding uncharacterized protein LOC124659478; this translates as MPSSSSPIVVLSDTESGDDEAAFSRPAAEYFTSSLCTQAEVDALCEKHGVPKEFVARPAGELHACTPPPPGAVCVYAHALESGLRFPLHPFFSEALSHFGLAPGQLTPNGWRVLVGFVVICRSAGVPPSLAVFRHFFSVRTRFWSYFVSKNGAGALFTGLTHSKSDREWKRGFFFLTSSQPWPCPVHWGEQTSKIFTASPVLSSQDNKSVAKIVYSHGPAVDLRTYLSVADLAAAFSTNPTEASPPLSLQLSPRSTGSEGMDLAADEAVASPEKVEAEPVGDTPQLSRKKRKLEEVASAKDGLSRSEPNTPPAAPPGLHAPSLSGCLAPGLRAPPVSDQNPRHLPVPDAHGGDGADWEEAWKVLDSIVPPGRQHEFAAAKPSNVVKSSFVAFRQAANYVSYSLNYALELDQKQRAHERDIAVLREQLENAKAERKNAKAELAAARQATAAEVESAKTAAVQQFLGSKEYTRRVAEQALPAYERGAEDMKRVALRLNPRLDAAKLVLPLD